Proteins encoded within one genomic window of Amycolatopsis sp. 2-15:
- a CDS encoding oxygenase MpaB family protein codes for MVDDPVLFRQGGFRLVARLRGVEGLRAGDEQVWRLREFAQRQDAPADALVEWFGRDAGNRARFERALVRGVGPESGAELREFMAGVEATPYWVDRARLERGARAITRAGLLGLFPLGDMSLMGGYLASRATKSLVGTGEIEHRATKRLVETAAWWIDVTTPGAMGRAEAGFRAVVRIRVVHAHVRRAMNSREDWDYEHWDRPVNQVQTAGTLLLFSLVYVFGTQLLGVRYTERERADILHLWRYIGWLMGVDEELLPADEDDAWRLLWLLAATEFIPDDDSKRLAKALVESHAAIGEGRGTAGKVLAHVNVQVHSAISRLVLGKENADFLELPDDPVARAAVVAVAGVNFAAETARRLIPGATALQELLGGMGRRRYLKRLHEVFKPDTSYGQDTRAA; via the coding sequence GTGGTGGACGACCCGGTGTTGTTCCGGCAGGGCGGGTTTCGGCTGGTCGCGCGGTTGCGCGGGGTCGAGGGGCTGCGCGCCGGGGATGAGCAGGTGTGGCGGCTGAGGGAGTTCGCGCAGCGGCAGGACGCGCCGGCGGATGCGTTGGTGGAGTGGTTCGGGCGGGATGCCGGGAATCGGGCGCGGTTCGAGCGGGCGTTGGTGCGTGGGGTCGGCCCGGAAAGTGGCGCTGAGCTGCGGGAGTTCATGGCGGGCGTTGAGGCGACGCCGTATTGGGTGGATCGTGCGCGTCTGGAGCGTGGGGCGCGGGCGATCACGCGCGCGGGGTTGCTGGGGTTGTTTCCGCTGGGCGACATGTCCTTGATGGGCGGATATCTGGCGTCGCGGGCGACGAAGTCGTTGGTGGGGACCGGGGAGATCGAGCACCGGGCCACGAAGCGGCTGGTGGAGACGGCCGCGTGGTGGATCGATGTGACGACGCCCGGCGCGATGGGTCGCGCCGAGGCGGGGTTTCGGGCCGTGGTGCGGATCCGGGTGGTGCACGCCCACGTGCGGCGCGCGATGAACAGCCGCGAGGACTGGGACTACGAGCATTGGGACCGGCCGGTCAACCAGGTCCAGACCGCAGGCACGCTGCTGCTGTTTTCGCTGGTCTACGTCTTCGGCACGCAGCTGCTCGGCGTGCGCTACACCGAACGCGAGCGCGCCGACATCCTGCACCTGTGGCGCTACATCGGCTGGCTGATGGGCGTCGACGAGGAACTGCTGCCCGCCGACGAGGACGACGCCTGGCGGCTGCTCTGGCTCCTGGCCGCCACGGAATTCATCCCCGACGACGACTCGAAACGCCTGGCCAAGGCCCTCGTCGAGAGCCACGCCGCCATCGGTGAGGGCCGCGGCACCGCGGGCAAGGTGCTGGCGCACGTGAACGTCCAGGTTCACTCCGCGATCAGCCGCCTGGTGCTGGGCAAGGAGAACGCCGATTTCCTCGAGCTGCCGGACGACCCGGTCGCGCGGGCCGCGGTTGTGGCGGTCGCCGGGGTGAACTTCGCGGCGGAGACGGCCCGGCGGCTCATTCCGGGGGCGACGGCGCTGCAGGAGTTGCTCGGTGGGATGGGGCGCCGGAGGTACCTGAAGCGGCTGCACGAGGTGTTCAAGCCGGATACGTCGTACGGGCAGGACACGCGCGCCGCCTGA
- the dcd gene encoding dCTP deaminase, producing MLLSDRDLRKELDADRLGIDPFDPAMVQPSSIDVRLDRFFRVFDNSKYTHIDPQLQQDELTSLVEKEGEEPFVLHPGEFVLGSTYEMVTLADDLAGRLEGKSSLGRLGLLTHSTAGFIDPGFSGHITLELSNVANLPITLWPGMKIGQLCIFRLSSSAEFPYGSKEAGSRYQGQRGPTPSRAYKNFHRVNTWR from the coding sequence GTGCTGCTCAGTGACCGTGACCTCCGCAAAGAGCTCGATGCCGACCGGCTCGGGATTGATCCGTTCGATCCCGCGATGGTCCAGCCGTCGAGCATCGATGTGCGGTTGGACCGGTTCTTCCGGGTGTTCGACAACAGCAAGTACACGCACATCGACCCGCAGCTGCAGCAGGACGAGCTGACCTCGCTGGTGGAGAAGGAGGGCGAAGAGCCCTTCGTGCTGCACCCGGGCGAGTTCGTGCTCGGGTCGACCTACGAGATGGTCACGTTGGCCGACGACCTCGCCGGGCGGCTCGAAGGCAAGTCCTCGCTGGGGCGGCTGGGGTTGCTGACGCACTCCACCGCGGGTTTCATCGACCCGGGCTTCTCGGGGCACATCACGCTCGAGCTGTCGAACGTCGCGAACCTGCCGATCACACTGTGGCCCGGCATGAAGATCGGCCAGCTGTGCATCTTCCGCCTGTCCAGCTCGGCGGAGTTCCCGTACGGCTCGAAGGAGGCCGGCTCCCGCTACCAGGGCCAGCGCGGCCCGACTCCGAGCCGGGCGTACAAGAACTTCCACCGTGTGAACACCTGGCGCTAG